The genomic window GCAAAGTGGTGCAGGCCGAACACCGAGTCCATACCGGCGCGCTGACCCATGAGGTCCTCGCACTGGTTGACGGCCTTCTTGGTGAGTGCCAGCCCGAACCGCGGCATCTCCGCGATCCGCGCGGCCAGCGCGATCGTCTCCGACGCGAGATCGTCGCGCGGGACGACCCGGTTGACCATGCCGACCTCGTACGCGCGCTGCGCCGGGAAGCGGTCACCGGTGAACAGGACCTCCTTCGCGAACCGCGACCCCAGCACCCACGGGTGCGCGAAGTACTCGACACCCGGAATGCCCATCCGGACAACGGGATCGGCGAAGAAGGCGTCGTCCGATGCCACGATCAGGTCGCAGCACCAGGCGAGCATCAGGCCACCGGCGATGCACGCGCCGTGCACCTGGGCGATCATCGGCTTCGGGATCTCCCGCCAGCGGCGGCACATTCCCAGATACACCTCGGTCTCCCGCGAGAACCGTTGCTCGCCGGCGTCCTTGCCGAGATGGTCCCACCACAGGGCGGCCTTGTTCTCGTAGTGCACGTGATGGTCGCGGCCGGGCGTGCCGATGTCGTGGCCCGCGCTGAAGTGCTCGCCGTTTCCGGCCAGCACGATCACCTTGACGTCGTCGTCCTCGACGGCCCGCTCGAACGCGGCGTCGAGGGCGTACGTCATCACCGAGTTCTGCGCGTTGCGGTAATCGGGACGATTCAGCGTCACGAACGCGACGTGATCGCGGACCTCGTAGGTGACGACCTCACCCTCGTCGGGAAGATCGACGGGGACGGTCATGCCCTGCCCTCCCGCAGATCGTTCTTGAGCACCTTGCCCGACGGATTGCGGGGCAGCGCGCCGACGATCGCCACCTCACGCGGGATCTTGAAGTTCGCCAGGCGCTCCTTGCAGAACGCGATGACCTCTTCCGCGGTGACGGTGACGCCGGCCTTCGGCACGACGTAGGCACGGCCGACCTCGCCCATCCGCTCGTCCGGGATGCCGATGACGGCGGCCTCGGCGAGGGAATCCATTCGGGCGAGCGCGTTCTCGATCTCCGCGGGGTACACGTTGAAGCCGCCGGAGATGTACATGTCCTTGAGGCGGTCGGTGATGTCGAGGTAGCCGCGCTCGTCGAGCACGCCCACGTCGCCGGTGTGCAGCCAGCCGTCGGCGTCGATCGTCTTCTTCGTCGACTCGGGGTCGTCGAGGTAGCCGAGCATGACGTTCTCGCCGCGCACCAGGATCTCCCCGTGCTCACCGATCTTGACTTCCATGCCGGGGATCGCGCGGCCCGACGACGTCGCCACCGTGACCGGGTCGTCGTCGGTACGGCACATCGTCACCACGACCGCCTCGGTCTGGCCGTAGGCGGTGATGACGGCGTCGTAGCCGAGTTCGGCCTGCATGCGCTCGACGAGGACGACGGGCACCGCTGCGGCACCGGTGATCGCGACGCGCAGGCTCGACAGGTCGTAGTCGTCGCGGGTCGGGAAGTCGAGGATCGTCTGGTGGATCGTCGGGGCGCCCGGCAGCACGCTGATCTTCTCGTTCGCGATGGTCGCCATGATCGTGGGCACGTCGAAGACCGCCGCCGGGACCATCGTGGCGCCGCGCAGGATGCACACCATGAGTCCGGCCTTGTAGCCGAAGGTGTGGAAGAACGGGTTGATGACGAGGTAGCGGTCGTTGCTGTCGACCTCGGCGCAGTCGGCCCACGCGTCGGCGATGCCGACGGTCTGGCGGTGCGCGGTCATGACGCCCTTGCTCTTGCCGGTGGTGCCGGACGTGAACAGGATGTCGGCGACGTCGTCGGGGGAGACGGCGCGGGCACGAGCGTCGGCCTCCTCCACGGAAACCGGCTCGGCCGCGGCGGCGAGCTGATCCCACTCGAGGATCTCGCCGCCCGGGAACTCGGTGGTCGGGGCGCCGGCCGCAGGATCGTCCGACGGCGTGCGCAGCACGAGCTGCAGCGTCGGGATGCCGTCCGGGCCGGCGGCCTTGAGGACGTCCGCGAGGCGATCGTTCTTGAGGAAGCGGTCCGGGACGACCAGGACCTTGGCCCGGGTGCGCTCGAGCAGATCGAGAGCCTCGTGACCGGTGTAGCGGGTGCTGATCGGCACCAACGTCGCGCCGACGTACTGCGCGGCGAGGAAGGCCTCGATCCAGTGATGGGTGTTGGGCGCCCAGACCGCGACGCGGTCGCCGGCCTCGACACCCTTGGCCATCAACGCCCGGGCTGCGAGGCGCACGCGCTCCAGCAGCTCGGTGTACGTGGTCCGGTCGGATCCGTCCGCTACAGCCTCGTTCGATCCGAATTGCTCAGCGGCGCGCCACAGCGCAGCCGGGGTCGTCCGGGGCTCGGTGGTCACATTCGTGCTCACAATCTCTCCTCAACGAGGCAGAACCTCTATACAAAGCAAGTGCTTGGTAGGGTACCGTATCGCTGTGGACGTTAGCCAGGGTATTGAGACCAGCGAGCAGGCAGCTGCTGACGAGGCCTTTGCGCGGGAAATCCGTGAGTGGCTCGAGGAAAATCTCACCGGGAAGTTTGCCGAGCTGAAGGGCTTGGGCGGACCGGGGCGGGAACACGAGGCGTTCGAGGAACGCCTCGAATGGGACCGTCACCTCGCCGCCGCCGGTTGGACCTGCCTCGGGTGGCCGAAGGAGCACGGCGGACGCGAGGCGACGCTGAGCCAGCAGATCATCTTCCATCAGGAGTACGCACGCGCGAATGCCCCTGCGCGCGTGAGTCACATCGGTGAGGAGCTGCTCGGCCCGACGCTCATCGCGTTCGGCACCGAGGAGCAGAAGAAGCGCTTCCTGCCGGGGATCAAGACGGTCACCGAGCTGTGGTGCCAGGGCTACTCCGAGCCCGGCGCCGGTTCCGACCTCGCGAACGTGTCGACCACCGCGCGCCTCGAGGACGGCCAGTGGGTCGTCAACGGCCAGAAGGTGTGGACGTCGCTCGCGCACCTGGCCGACTGGTGCTTCGTCGTCGCCCGCACCGAGCCGGGATCGTCGCGCCACAAGGGTCTGTCGTACCTGTTGGTTCCGATGAACCAGGAGGGTGTCGAGGTCCGTCCGATCATCCAGCTCACCGGCACCTCCGAATTCAACGAGGTGTTCTTCGACAACGCCCGCACCGATGCGGATCTGGTCGTCGGCGGCGAGGGCAACGGCTGGGGCACCGCGATGGGCACGCTCACCTTCGAGCGCGGCGTCTCGACCCTGGGCCAGCAGATCGGCTTCGCCCGCGAGCTCGAGTCGATCGTCGAACTCGCCGAGAGCAACGGTGCGGCAAAGAATCCCGTCGTCCGCAACAAGCTCACCCGCGCCTGGATGAGCCTGCAGGTCATCCGCGCCCATGCGTTGCGCACCCTCGCGAGCGTCGACGCCAGCGCCAACGGTGGCGAGGCGTCCGTCGCGAAGCTGCTGTGGGCCAACTGGCACCGCGACCTCGGCGAACTCGCCATGGAGGTCCAGGGGGCGGCGTCGCTCGTCGGTGTCGAGAACACCGAGCCCGGCGAGGAGCTGAACGACCTGCAGCGCCTGTGGTTGTTCACCCGCGCCGACACCATCTACGGCGGATCCAACGAGATCCAGCGCAACATCATCGCCGAGCGCGTGCTCGGCCTTCCCCGAGAGGCACGCCCGTGACCGCCACCATCAAGTCCCCGCTCTCCGTCGCTCCCGAAGAGGTCGCGGGCCACGACCTGCTCAAGGGCAAGAAGGTCGTCGTGACCGCCGCGGCCGGCACCGGCATCGGCTTCTCCACCGCGCGTCGCGCACTGCTCGAGGGGGCCGACGTCCTGGTCTCGGACTTCCACGAGCGTCGTCTCGGTGAGACCGTCGAGAAGCTGTCCGCCGAGTTCGGCGACCGGCAGGTCGAGTCGTTCGTGTGCGACGTCTCGAGCACCGAGCAGGTCGACGCCCTCATCGCCGGCGCCGCCGAGAAGCTCGGCCGCATCGACGTTCTCGTCAACAACGCCGGCCTGGGCGGCGAGACCCCGATCGTCGACATGACCGACGAGCAGTGGGACCGCGTCGTCGACATCACGCTGACGAGCACCTTCCGTGCCACCCGCGCCGCGCTGCGCTACTTCAAGGACGCCCCGCACGGCGGCGTCATCGTCAACAACGCCTCCGTCCTGGGCTGGCGCGCGCAGCACTCGCAGTCGCACTACGCGGCTGCGAAGGCCGGCGTCATGGCGCTCACCCGCTGCTCCGCGATCGAGGCCGCCGAGTTCGGCGTCCGCATCAACGCGGTGTCGCCGTCCATCGCCAAGCACCCGTTCCTGGCGAAGGTCACCAGCGACGAGCTGCTCGACAGCCTGGCCTCGCGTGAGGCCTACGGTCGCGCCGCCGAGGTGTGGGAGATCGCGTCGGTCATCGCGATGCTCGCGAGCGACTACACCACCTACATGACCGGCGAGATCGTCTCGGTCTCCAGCCAGCGCGCGTAGGTTCTCCACTTCACCCGCTCGGCCGAATGTCGCACGGGTTCGGTTGGACCGAACACAGGTGACATTCGGCCGAGTGCCGGGGGTGAACCCGATACCCAAGCAATCGCTTGGTTGCTAGAATGGACGACATGACTCCACCCCGAGGCGCCGACGAGTCGTCGAACAAGTCCGAGCGCCGCGCCGAGCTCCTCGAACTCGCTGCGGGCCTGTTCGCCGAACGCGGCCTGCGGGCCACCACCGTCCGCGACATCGCGGACGCGGCCGGGATCCTCTCGGGCAGCCTCTACCACCACTTCGACTCCAAGGAGTCGATGGTCGACGAGATCCTACGAGGCTTCCAGGACGAACTGTTCGGCCGCTACCGGGAGATCGTCGACGCCGGAATGGGGTCGCGCGAAACCTTCGAAGCTCTCGTGATCGCGTCGTTCGAGGCAATCGACGCCTCGCACAGCGCCGTCGCGATCTACCAGGACGAGGCCAAGCATCTCGCCGCAAACGAGCGGTTCGCCTACCTCGCCGAACGCAACCAGGAATTCCGCGACCTGTGGGTCGGCGTGCTCGAGACCGGCGTCGCGGACGGCAGCTTCCGCCAGGACCTCGACATCGAACTGGTCTTCCGTTTCATGCGCGACACCGTCTGGGTGGCCGTGCGCTGGTACCGCCCCGGCGGCTCGAAGGCCGCTGCCGCCGTCGCCGGGCAGTACCTTTCCATCGTTCTCGACGGGCTCGCCAGCCCCGACTCCCGCAAGTAATCCGACCACCAGGAGCGTTCTCATGCCCGAGGTTTACATCGTCGACGCCATCCGCACCCCGATCGGCAAGAAGAACGGCGGCCTGGCCCCGGTCCACCCGATCGATCTGGGCGCGCACATCATCTCCGCACTCGTCGAGCGCACCGGTATCGACCCGGCGGACGTCGACGACGTCATCTTCGGCTGCGTCGACGCCGTCGGTGGGCAGGCCGGCAACATCGCGCGCCTGTCGTGGCTGGCCGCCGGTATGCCGCAGCACGTTCCGGGCGTGACCGTCGACCGTCAGTGCGGTTCGAGCCAGCAGGCCATCCAGTTCGGCGCGCAGGCGATCCTCGCCGGCACCGCCGACCTCATTGTCGCCGGTGGCGTCCAGAACATGAGCCAGATCCCGATCTCCTCGGCGATGGTCGTCGGCGAACAGTTCGGGTTCACCACCCCCACCGCGGAGTCGAAGGGCTGGACGGAGCGCTACGGCAACACCGAGGTGTCCCAGTTCCTGGGCGCCGAGATGATCGCCGACAAGTGGGACATCAGCCGCGAAGAGCTCGAGAAGTGGGCCCTGCAGAGCCACGAGCGGGCCAAGGCCGCCATCGCCGCCGGCCGCTTCGACAACGAGGTCGTCCCCTTCGGTGACGTCACCACCGACGAGGGCCCGCGCGAGACCAGCCTCGAGAAGATGGCGAGCCTGGGCGTGCTCGTCGAGAACGGCAAGATGACCGCCGCCGTCGCCAGCCAGATCTCCGACGGCTCCAGCGCCCTGCTCCTCGCGTCCGAGGAAGCCGTCCAGAAGTACGGCCTGAAGCCCCGCGCCCGCATCCATCACGTCAGCGCCCGCGGCGACGACCCGATCTTCATGCTGAGCGCGCCGATCCCGGCCACCCAGCACGCACTCGCCAAGACCGGCCTGACCATCGACGACATCGACGTCGTCGAGATCAACGAGGCCTTCGCCCCCGTCGTCCTCGCGTGGATCAAGGAGATCGGCGCCGACCCGGCCAAGGTCAACGTCAACGGCGGCGCGATCGCCCTCGGTCACCCGCTCGGTGCCACCGGCACCAAGCTGATGGCGACGCTGCTCAACGAACTCGAGCGCGTCGGCGGCCGTTACGGCCTGCTCACCATCTGCGAGGGTGGCGGCACCGCCAACGTCACGATCATCGAGCGCCTCGAGAACTAGCCGCACCGGTTCCGCGCGAACGCCCTCCCACCCCGCCCGGGGTGGGAGGGCGTTCACGTCGTCGGGGGCGACGGAAGCGGAGTGACGTATCCGACAGTCGTACCGGTCGGTAACCGCAGGTATATTCTGTGTCGCACATGTCCGGCTCGGGGGTTCGGGTCGGCGGGGGAAGATCATCGCAGGCAGAAGCGGCGGCGTTGCCCAGGGGGAATACCGGGGGTTCGCATGCCCGGGCAGAGACGCGTCACACACGGTCCGCGCCGGTTCCGTTCGCCTTCGTTCTTCGAGAATTCCCGCGCCGGACCGCCCGGCCGGCCCGACCAGCGCGTCGTGGCACCCGCCGCGATGCATCCGAAGTTCTTGGGGGAGTTCGTCAATGGGTAAGCACCACCGGAGTCGCGCGTCGGCAGTCGCCCGCGCCGCCATCGTTCCGTCCGCAGCCGCGGCCGTTCTCGTCGCCGCATCGGGCGTCGCCTCGGCCGCACCGGAAGAACTACCGTCACAGGGCGGCGTCACGTCCGCACCGTCCACCCAGGGCGGGGTGACCGCGACCCCGCCGGCAACCGGGACCACCCCGGTGACCCCGGCCCAGCCGGAACCGGTCTACTGGGTCGAGCCGCCCACCCGATACCAGAACATCGAGTACCAGCCGCTCGAGAACTACGACTACGACACCGACACCTACAGCGCACCCGAGAACTACTACGTGGCGCCCCTGCAGGTCCAAGAACTGCACATGCCCACCTACGTCGAGCCCACCGCGCCCATCATCGCGCCGCGGGAAACCCTGCGACTCGGCACCTTCCACACCCCGCAGCCCAACTGGGTCACCGACGGCGACCTCGACCGCACCAACAACACGTCCGCCGTCGTCGAAGCCGAAGTCTCCACGTTCTGGCGGTCCCTCGGCGCCCCGACCACTCGCGCCAACCGCCTCGCCGCCGCCCAGATCGGTATGGGAGCGGTCGGGGCCGGGGTCATGGGGGCAGGTGGCGCCCTGGTCGGTGGACTCGTTGGTGGCGGGATCGGCACCTACGTGGGTGCGGTGACAGGGTTGGGTACGGAGGGGATCTTCCTGCCTGGTGTCGGAGCCGTCACCACGGCGGGTACTGCGACGGGTGCAGCGATCGGTGCCGCAGTTCTGGGCATCCCCGCCGCGGTGGCCGGCGGAGTCGTCGGCGCCGGCATCGGAACCTGGATCGGTGCCGGCGATCTCGGGGAGCCGGTGGATCTGCCGATCCCGGACGTCGATCAGCCGGTCGTCACCGAGCGTACGCAGCAGACGCTGACGGAGTGGGATGCCACTCCACAGGGTGCCGTCGCCGCGTCGACGGTCCGGAACGTCGTGGAGTCTGCTCCCGAGATCGACCGTCGGGCACGGGATTTCGTTTCGGAGCAGCCGGGTGGTGACACTGTCCTCGCGCAGATCGACACCGGACTGACGACGTTCGTCACCGATTCGTCGCTCGGTGTCGCGACGCGGATGATCAGCGAAGCGGTCGGCGCCGGAATCCAGGCGTGATCGGGGTGGGGCGGGCGCGGACGGCGCCCGCCCCACCGGCAGGGAGGAAAGATGCGGACGGACGAAGACCCGAACCTCGGGCGCACCCCGACCTGGTTGACGAGTGACGCCCCGGCCATCGGCGTGCCGAGACGGCGCGTCCCACCCGCGCTGTGGGTCGGGGGTGCGCTGCTCGCGGTCGTCGTGGTGCTCGCGGGGATCGCGTTCGCCGTGGTCCGGTCGGTGTCGGCCCCGACGGTGGGGTCGGCCCGGCCGGTCGCCGCCGAGATGCCGGTACCCGCCGCGGAGTCGGCCCCGCCGGAACCGTGGTGTGTCGAATCGGTGGAGGGCGGGCGCAGCGTCGGACGCGGTCCCGGCAGCACCTCGGACGGCCCCGGCGCGATCCGGGCGTTCGACCACGCCTACTACGTCGAGCGGGACGGCGGCCGGGTCGCATCGCTCATGGTGGACCCCAATCCGGTGGCGGAGATCCAGCGGTGGATCGACGCAGTCCCCGCCGGAACCGAGCATTGCGTCACCGTCGTGTCCACGTCCACCCCGGACGTCTACGACGTCGAACTCGGGTTGCGTATGCCGGGGCGCGCGGACGGCGTCATCCGTCAGACGGTCACCGTCGTGCCCTCCCCGGACGGCTACCGGATCGCCCGGGTCGAGGACGCATAACGAGCCGGTGTGCGGGTCCCGCCGCGTAGACTCGGCGGTACAGAACCACCGGCACAAGACATTTCGGTACGGGTACATATGGCAGTCAAACCGGGGAATCTGCCGATCGAACTGACCGGCTTCGTCGGTCGGCAGACGGAGATCGCCGAGGCGCGCCGCCTGCTGTCGGAGTCGCGTCTCGTGACGCTGACAGGCCCCGGTGGCGTGGGCAAGACCCGTCTCGCGCTCCGGATCGCCGAGGACTCCCGTCTCCGGACGTTCGTGGACGGAACCTGGCTCGTCGAGTTGGGGGAACTGCGGGATCCTGCGCTGCTCGAACAGGTGATCGTTTCCGCGCTCGGGATCCAGGACCGGTCGGCGCGCCCGCCGCGGACGATCCTGATCGAGCATCTCGACGGGAACCGTCTGCTGCTGGTGCTGGACAACTGCGAACATCTGATCGCCGCGGTGGCGGAGGTGACCGTCGAACTGTTGCGGAACTGTCCGGGGCTGTCGATCCTGGCGACGAGCCGGGAGCCGTTGGGTGTCGCCGGTGAGTACGTGATGCGGGTGGCGCCGATGGCGACCGCCGACGGGGATTCCGGGCCGGACGGATCCGGGTCGTCCGACGACGCACTGCTGCTGTTCGAGCAGCGGGCGCAGGCGGCGCTGCCGGACTTCCGGCTCGCCGCCGACAACCGGAACTCGGTAAGGCAGATCTGCCGCCGGCTGGAGGGGTTGCCGTTGCCGATCGAACTGGCGGCGGCCCGTCTGCGGGCGATGTCCGTCGACGAGGTGTTGAGCCGGCTCGAGGACCGGTTTCGCCTGTTGACCCGCGGCAGCCGTAATGCGCCGAGCCGGCAACAGGCGCTGCGATACAGCATCGACTGGAGCTACGACCTGTGCACACCCGACGAGCAATGGCTGTGGACGCGACTGACCGTGTTCTCCGGAACGTTCGACTGGGACGCGGTGGACGGTGTCCTCGGCGAACTCGCCCCGAACGGTGATCTCCTCGACCCCCTGATGTCGCTCGTCGACAAGTCGGTTCTCATCCGGGACGACATCGATGCCACGGTGCGGTACCGGATGCTCGAAACTCTCCGTGACTACGGTCGGGAACGATTCGAGGACCCCGACGAGTACCGGAATCTGCAACGACGACACCGGGATTGGTACGAGGCTTTGCTCGTTCGCGGACGCGCGGAATGGATCGGCCCACACCAGGTGGAGTGGACTGCGCGGCTCGAGGGTGAGCAGGCCAACTTCCGTGACGCGTTCGAGTTCAGTCTCACCGAACCGGATCCGGGTGGTTCCGCGCTGCATCTCGCGGTGGGGCTGCCGGACTACTGGATTCTGCGTGGACGACTCAGCGAGGGCCGCTACTGGTTCGAGCGTGCACTCGCGCGAACGGACGGGCCACCGCAGGACCGGCTGGGCGCAATCGTCACCGGAAGTCTCCTCGCGGCACTGCAACGCGATGTCACCGCGGCCTCCGCCCTCGCCGACGAGGCAACCCGTCTGGCCGACGAACTGCACGACGCCGCCGCGTCCGCGGCTGCGACGTTCGCGGTCGGTATCGGCGCCATCGCCGACGGTGACCTGCCACGGGGCATCGGGCTCCTCGAACAGGCCATCGACCGGTTCCGGGTCGACAACGACCTCTCCAGGCTGGTTCCGGCACTGTACTGGCTCGGCTGCGCATACTTCACGGTCGGTGATGTCGACCGCGCCGCCCCCGTCTACGAGGAACAGTTGCGGATCACCGAATCCCGCGGCGAGGTCATGTGGCGGTCGATGGCGCTGTCCGACTACGGCTCGACCCTGTGGCGGCGGGGAGACCGGGAACGTGGACGCGCACTGCTCGACGAGGCACTGGCAGCGATGCGCAGACTCGTCAACCTGTTCGGATGTGCCTGGTGTTTCGAAGAGGCCGCCTGGGCGGCAGCCGACACCGATCCCGAGCTCGCCGCGATGCTGCTCGGCGCCGCCGCGGCACAGTTCGCGGCGACCGGCAGCCCCATGGACACCTTCGCCCTACTGAGTTCCTGCCACGACACCTGCATGCAAACCGCGCAGAAAGCGCTCGGGGACAAAGGGTTCGACACGGCATTCGCACTCGGCCGCAGCCTGAGCCCCGGCGACATGATCGCCCGGGCGCTGGGGGAACAGCAGGGGGAACCCGAGCCACAACAGGAGCCCGGGGAGACCGCCCTGACCGCCCGCGAACAGGAAGTCGCCGACCTGGTCGCACAGGGCCTGACGAACAAGGTCATCGCCGAGAAACTCGTCATCTCCCAGCGGACCGTCGAAGGTCACGTCGAGCACATCCGCGACAAACTCGGGTTCTCCTCGCGTACCCAGATCGCGACCTGGGTACTGCAGCACACCGATTCGTGAACACCCCCACCTGCAAAGCCGAAGGGTCCCTTCGCGCGCTCGTGGCGCACGAAGGGACCCTTCGGCTGAAAAGGCGAGCCGGCCGCGTCAGGCCTTGAACTTGCCGAGAGCGTCGATGCGCGTCACGGCGTCGGCCACGATGCGGTCGATCAGTTCCTGGCAGCTGGGCAGGTCGTCGATCATGCCGACCACCTGACCGGAGGCGAGGACGCCGGCCTCGGTGTTGCCCTCGACCAGTCCGGCCTTGAGCAGCATCGGGGTGTTGGCGGCCATGATGATCTGCTGCCAGGTGCGGTCGGACGACTTCTTCATCGCCAGTCCGTCCTTGGCGAGCGTCGAGAACTTCATGCCGGTCATCGCCTTGAACTTCAGGGCGTTCTTGGCGGCTGCGACGAGTCCCTTGGCGTAGCTGGACTTCTCGAGCGCGTTCACCAGGTCCGTGTTGAGGACGCGGTGCGGCATGCCGTCGACCTTGAGGGACACGGTGGTGTCCTGCAGGCCGCGCTGAAGGTACTGCTGCTTGACGGAGTCCGGCACGGCGGAGTCGCTGGTGAGCAGGAATCGGGTGCCCATCGCGACACCGGCGGCACCGTACGACAGGGCCGCGGCGAGGCCACGGCCGTCGAAGAAGCCGCCGCCCGCGACGACGGGGATGTCGACCGCGTCCAGCACGGACGGCAGCAGCAGCGTCGTCGCGACACCGCCGGTGTGGCCGCCACCCTCGCCGCCCTGCACGATCACCGCGTCGGCGCCCCAGGAGGCGACCTTGACGGCGTGCTTGGCGGCACCGATCGACGGGATCACGACGATCCCGTTGTCCTTGAGCTTGGCGATCAGGTCCTTCTTGGGTGCCAGCGCGAACGAGGCAACCTTGACGCCCTCACGGATCAGCAGGTCGCAGCGCTGTCCGGCGTCGGACGCGTCGGCGCGCATGTTCACGCCGAACGGCTTGTCGGTCAGCGACTTGGTCTTCTTGATCGCCGCCTCGAGCTCGTCGTACGTCATCGTCGCCGAGGCGAGGATGCCGAGACCGCCCGCGTTGGCCGTCGCCGCCGTCAGGCGCGGGCCGGACACCCAGCCCATGCCCGTCTGCACGATCGGATGCTCGACGCCGACCAGTTCGGTGAACGGCGTCTTCAGCACCTGGCTCACAGGGAGACCTCGCGGTCACGCAGGCTCTTCGGGTCGATGACCTCGCGGATCAGGCGCAGCTCCTCGGCGGTGGGCTCGCGGGTGATGCCCGCCGAGTCCAGGTCCGCGATCTCGAAGGAGGTGTTGGCCCGAACGTCCTCGGCGGTGACGCCGGGGTGCAGGGTGATCGCACGCATCGTCTGGTCGGGGCCCTGGAAGTCGAACACACCCAGGTTGGTGACCACCCGGTGGTTCTTCAGGAAGCGGAACGCCGGGTTCTCCGGGTCCACCTTGTCG from Prescottella sp. R16 includes these protein-coding regions:
- a CDS encoding TetR/AcrR family transcriptional regulator, coding for MTPPRGADESSNKSERRAELLELAAGLFAERGLRATTVRDIADAAGILSGSLYHHFDSKESMVDEILRGFQDELFGRYREIVDAGMGSRETFEALVIASFEAIDASHSAVAIYQDEAKHLAANERFAYLAERNQEFRDLWVGVLETGVADGSFRQDLDIELVFRFMRDTVWVAVRWYRPGGSKAAAAVAGQYLSIVLDGLASPDSRK
- a CDS encoding SDR family oxidoreductase, with product MTATIKSPLSVAPEEVAGHDLLKGKKVVVTAAAGTGIGFSTARRALLEGADVLVSDFHERRLGETVEKLSAEFGDRQVESFVCDVSSTEQVDALIAGAAEKLGRIDVLVNNAGLGGETPIVDMTDEQWDRVVDITLTSTFRATRAALRYFKDAPHGGVIVNNASVLGWRAQHSQSHYAAAKAGVMALTRCSAIEAAEFGVRINAVSPSIAKHPFLAKVTSDELLDSLASREAYGRAAEVWEIASVIAMLASDYTTYMTGEIVSVSSQRA
- a CDS encoding nitronate monooxygenase family protein, with the translated sequence MSQVLKTPFTELVGVEHPIVQTGMGWVSGPRLTAATANAGGLGILASATMTYDELEAAIKKTKSLTDKPFGVNMRADASDAGQRCDLLIREGVKVASFALAPKKDLIAKLKDNGIVVIPSIGAAKHAVKVASWGADAVIVQGGEGGGHTGGVATTLLLPSVLDAVDIPVVAGGGFFDGRGLAAALSYGAAGVAMGTRFLLTSDSAVPDSVKQQYLQRGLQDTTVSLKVDGMPHRVLNTDLVNALEKSSYAKGLVAAAKNALKFKAMTGMKFSTLAKDGLAMKKSSDRTWQQIIMAANTPMLLKAGLVEGNTEAGVLASGQVVGMIDDLPSCQELIDRIVADAVTRIDALGKFKA
- a CDS encoding FadD3 family acyl-CoA ligase — protein: MTTEPRTTPAALWRAAEQFGSNEAVADGSDRTTYTELLERVRLAARALMAKGVEAGDRVAVWAPNTHHWIEAFLAAQYVGATLVPISTRYTGHEALDLLERTRAKVLVVPDRFLKNDRLADVLKAAGPDGIPTLQLVLRTPSDDPAAGAPTTEFPGGEILEWDQLAAAAEPVSVEEADARARAVSPDDVADILFTSGTTGKSKGVMTAHRQTVGIADAWADCAEVDSNDRYLVINPFFHTFGYKAGLMVCILRGATMVPAAVFDVPTIMATIANEKISVLPGAPTIHQTILDFPTRDDYDLSSLRVAITGAAAVPVVLVERMQAELGYDAVITAYGQTEAVVVTMCRTDDDPVTVATSSGRAIPGMEVKIGEHGEILVRGENVMLGYLDDPESTKKTIDADGWLHTGDVGVLDERGYLDITDRLKDMYISGGFNVYPAEIENALARMDSLAEAAVIGIPDERMGEVGRAYVVPKAGVTVTAEEVIAFCKERLANFKIPREVAIVGALPRNPSGKVLKNDLREGRA
- a CDS encoding LuxR C-terminal-related transcriptional regulator: MAVKPGNLPIELTGFVGRQTEIAEARRLLSESRLVTLTGPGGVGKTRLALRIAEDSRLRTFVDGTWLVELGELRDPALLEQVIVSALGIQDRSARPPRTILIEHLDGNRLLLVLDNCEHLIAAVAEVTVELLRNCPGLSILATSREPLGVAGEYVMRVAPMATADGDSGPDGSGSSDDALLLFEQRAQAALPDFRLAADNRNSVRQICRRLEGLPLPIELAAARLRAMSVDEVLSRLEDRFRLLTRGSRNAPSRQQALRYSIDWSYDLCTPDEQWLWTRLTVFSGTFDWDAVDGVLGELAPNGDLLDPLMSLVDKSVLIRDDIDATVRYRMLETLRDYGRERFEDPDEYRNLQRRHRDWYEALLVRGRAEWIGPHQVEWTARLEGEQANFRDAFEFSLTEPDPGGSALHLAVGLPDYWILRGRLSEGRYWFERALARTDGPPQDRLGAIVTGSLLAALQRDVTAASALADEATRLADELHDAAASAAATFAVGIGAIADGDLPRGIGLLEQAIDRFRVDNDLSRLVPALYWLGCAYFTVGDVDRAAPVYEEQLRITESRGEVMWRSMALSDYGSTLWRRGDRERGRALLDEALAAMRRLVNLFGCAWCFEEAAWAAADTDPELAAMLLGAAAAQFAATGSPMDTFALLSSCHDTCMQTAQKALGDKGFDTAFALGRSLSPGDMIARALGEQQGEPEPQQEPGETALTAREQEVADLVAQGLTNKVIAEKLVISQRTVEGHVEHIRDKLGFSSRTQIATWVLQHTDS
- a CDS encoding acetyl-CoA C-acetyltransferase, which produces MPEVYIVDAIRTPIGKKNGGLAPVHPIDLGAHIISALVERTGIDPADVDDVIFGCVDAVGGQAGNIARLSWLAAGMPQHVPGVTVDRQCGSSQQAIQFGAQAILAGTADLIVAGGVQNMSQIPISSAMVVGEQFGFTTPTAESKGWTERYGNTEVSQFLGAEMIADKWDISREELEKWALQSHERAKAAIAAGRFDNEVVPFGDVTTDEGPRETSLEKMASLGVLVENGKMTAAVASQISDGSSALLLASEEAVQKYGLKPRARIHHVSARGDDPIFMLSAPIPATQHALAKTGLTIDDIDVVEINEAFAPVVLAWIKEIGADPAKVNVNGGAIALGHPLGATGTKLMATLLNELERVGGRYGLLTICEGGGTANVTIIERLEN
- a CDS encoding enoyl-CoA hydratase; its protein translation is MTVPVDLPDEGEVVTYEVRDHVAFVTLNRPDYRNAQNSVMTYALDAAFERAVEDDDVKVIVLAGNGEHFSAGHDIGTPGRDHHVHYENKAALWWDHLGKDAGEQRFSRETEVYLGMCRRWREIPKPMIAQVHGACIAGGLMLAWCCDLIVASDDAFFADPVVRMGIPGVEYFAHPWVLGSRFAKEVLFTGDRFPAQRAYEVGMVNRVVPRDDLASETIALAARIAEMPRFGLALTKKAVNQCEDLMGQRAGMDSVFGLHHFAHAHNAEIGRDSLGGMDVNSMKAKAK
- a CDS encoding acyl-CoA dehydrogenase family protein; this encodes MDVSQGIETSEQAAADEAFAREIREWLEENLTGKFAELKGLGGPGREHEAFEERLEWDRHLAAAGWTCLGWPKEHGGREATLSQQIIFHQEYARANAPARVSHIGEELLGPTLIAFGTEEQKKRFLPGIKTVTELWCQGYSEPGAGSDLANVSTTARLEDGQWVVNGQKVWTSLAHLADWCFVVARTEPGSSRHKGLSYLLVPMNQEGVEVRPIIQLTGTSEFNEVFFDNARTDADLVVGGEGNGWGTAMGTLTFERGVSTLGQQIGFARELESIVELAESNGAAKNPVVRNKLTRAWMSLQVIRAHALRTLASVDASANGGEASVAKLLWANWHRDLGELAMEVQGAASLVGVENTEPGEELNDLQRLWLFTRADTIYGGSNEIQRNIIAERVLGLPREARP